A single region of the Gossypium arboreum isolate Shixiya-1 chromosome 12, ASM2569848v2, whole genome shotgun sequence genome encodes:
- the LOC108477066 gene encoding cadmium-induced protein AS8, which translates to MDPMIIKGVFRRYERWNPVHPTVGAFWGMGIGIGCGVGWGPGFGPDVVGYVGAGCGIGFSVGITLAGVGIGLPANSFFQLPYHAFQRTRTRALDLVSTKITPALASYRIAPPHLSDLQREATTRLSTMLPSQTISIWEGVERFSTRFFHPRKGLKD; encoded by the exons ATG GACCCGATGATCATAAAAGGAGTGTTCAGGAGATATGAAAGATGGAACCCAGTGCATCCGACGGTGGGTGCGTTTTGGGGTATGGGAATAGGCATTGGTTGTGGTGTTGGATGGGGACCTGGGTTCGGCCCCGATGTCGTTGGTTATGTTGGAGCTGGCTGTGGGATTGGTTTCAGTGTGGGTATAACCCTTGCTGGTGTTGGCATTGGTCTCCCTGCAAATTCCTTCTTTCAACTTCCATACCATG CTTTTCAAAGAACCAGAACCCGGGCACTGGATCTTGTCTCTACCAAAATTACACCTGCTCTTGCCTCCTATAGAATTGCACCTCCTCACCTCTCCGACCTTCAAAGAGAAGCCACTACAAGACTCTCAACCATGTTGCCTTCACAAACTATCTCTATTTGGGAAGGTGTAGAAAGATTTAGCACCCGCTTTTTCCATCCTCGCAAAG